Genomic window (Microcaecilia unicolor chromosome 8, aMicUni1.1, whole genome shotgun sequence):
gtgaaagaaattcctgtctctgacctttctaacccagcccggcaaacgctagagttcaatataatctgaaccatctggcataccttcactttagttgccaggtaaaaagctagaattcaaacttcaagcttttaatatcatttcttatatatataattatgccatggctgcctcattcccccctttgagactaaaatcagcttatgcagagataagtctcacaactcaaactctggagattatagtgatcctaattaggaatagacttatgaaccaccattaccctacttgttaaggtccgacggcatactgccgaagcacatgaggccaggaaacaaaacaacaaccctgctaaaactaagactattagggaaatgaacaaggggcgtatccaggaggtcaatgaccaccaccaggaggtaaggtctaatcctcctcggtaatcctccacattaaggctggccaactgtaggactttatccatggcatgcctaaccacatgcgtcctatttatgacaatagtacagcactctgaagaatttagcactgtgcagagaccaccctgagctgcaaagagatagtcaaggcccatacgattataccgagaaactatacttaattcattaatttgatcctgcaatgcattgactaccacgttcagctcatgaactaaaacatggagtagggattgaagtctccgggtagccatacctagttcagtaatacccgctaccgggcctccaattggaatccaggctgtggcagaaagggctacaagtctctttttagtcagaggataagtagagttgatatactggagggctaattcaatcgcctcatcctctgtggcaacggaggagggtaaggacaaagcctctcgcttagagcggtgcggggatagtggcttaagaggaataactttaggaaaataattcaaggttaccaatacacaaaaattatatgtagggggaagaatcatgtggaggacattatcacagagccagtaatgaccaagaagagggtgaggaaagttcccaataaatgttggctcaggctggacagggtacttagggtgcccataatgcgagcccctatcccagggggaacgaagacgaaatggagactttgcacaccataggcgccaatccccaattgtgacaggctgctcatttgttagtaactcttcataccccggggacttatgaaagtagaaaataagcttggacactatagtcttctcagtggtacgcttaggagccagataatcacctgggtcataatctacaggtatggtagcagggcacataggagtacctggagaaactacccacacagattctcctttttctgggagaacattagtatagttacagggaatgggaagaacagttgagatgcttcttgttaaacaaaacactccagaagctggatagggagacgtaaaaactggccttagagaagagtcagagggggaagtagcattataaaaggaccaccaagtataatcctggctccaagggcctgaactcgaaaagtagggaggtataagagctgggagttgcacagggacaggaacagctgggacatctgtggtataaggagaaaatcgggaacacacaatacaaggggaagtaatctttgcctggctaattagttcctggactgagtgtaaccaaaggttggagcgagttggggtattaggaacaaggaggcaaggagtagaaaacaacaaaagcatccaaactactaacattttctttcttcctaatctaaaacaaatacagcaaactaattaagcaataatatttcaacagtctgtgctaatcacagattactctcatatagtgttctcagtctttgagttcttataccagttgggatagaccctcaactgacaaggatcaagctttcaaattccaagaaagccagaatctggacagaaagagtctcagtatgaagccgaagttcagccgctcctgcagtatgcagttgacccttcttttcagctagtagattctttggttcgggtcaggcgcaacttcaatggctccgctggatctctttctgctctccactgtctaggctccgtctgatccgtgctgggctcagtctggtcagcagacttaattcgagaccaatggacccatggagtaatccctgcgaccttcacagctgcaggggtagaaagcaaaacagtaaaaggtcctttccatcggggccccaaaggctggagcttccagtctttcacccaaactctatcccctggcaggaaggaatgtacctgagcctggaaggggacagggtttatttctctcacataagactgaagctcagaaattatcttacccaggagggctacctgctcctgcacctgggcagaccctaaaatccctatgtctcccttaattccctgtaaaatggctgggggcttcccatacacaatttcaaagggagagagggctgttcctttagttggggtgcatcggaggcggaagagggctagtggcaatgcctgtggccatttcaattgggtttcctgacaaatctttgctaggctatttttcaaggttctgtttgcccgctcaacctgccctgaactctggggacgataggcacaatgcaatttccaggtaatgcgcaatgcgcgggacagggcctgaagtgtagcttcaacaaaggcgggaccattatctgaacctatgacaaggggcagtccatacctggggatgacatccctaaggagggctcgagctacttctgtggctttctcagtgactgtaggatatgcttccacccacccagaaaaggtacagaccatgaccaagaggtatcggagcctaccgctcctgggcatttctgtgaaatcTATAACtaaagactcaaagggtgttagtcctctagactgaactcctggtggaatacggggtccctgacgagcattattctgggcacagagagtacatcgggcagaggcagtggcaaccagactatccaatccttccagcaccactactcgactgagtaggcgggctagtgctgttttccctaagtgtgataggtcatgagcttgagacactacaggccaagctaggtggcgtggcaccagaactctggtatcagggagatgtaaccagccatcaggtctccttactgcaccttcttcttgagcccatttctcttccgtttgggtatacataggtgtccattcttgcaatcgaatttggaacaggggggtcacagtacttgctgggggtcctcgagcagcttctttggccacccgatcagcatggcggttccctcgggccactggagtatctattctttggtgtcccctacagtgaatgacagctaccttcttgggggcccaaacagcctctagcagctgaagtatttcaggtccatacttaacaggttggcctgcagcatttatgagtcccttttccttatacaaagctccatgagcatgtagggttgtgaaggcatacttagaatcagtataaatgttggttaccagtcctgctgctaactccagagctcgtatgagggccacaagttctgctttctgggctgaagttccttggggcagggctcttgcttctatcaccttgtcctctgtcaccacagcatagcctgccaatcgcttggagttctccacataactgcttccatctgtgaaataaattacatctgggtccctccacggaacatctttaagatctggtcgactggagtatacttcatccatggtttggatacagtcatgatccggtggtccctcagatgctggcaaaagagtagcaggattgaatgtagccactgtttccaggtgtatccgtggattctcacacaagctggcttggtacttaaccatgcggttatttgtaaaccagtggttgcccttatactccatgagggtaagaactgcatgggggactttaacaaccagttcttgccccaaggtcaacttatcagcttcctggaccagtaaggctgttgctgcaatggccctcatgcaggctggccatcctttagccactccatccagctgtttagacaggtatgcaacaggcctctgccaggatcccatcatctgggtcagcacacctagagcaaccccctgtcgctcatggacatacagtgagaaaggtttctccacatcaggaaggcccaacgcaggggcttggagtagggctttctttatggcaatgaaggattgttgagcagtaggtccccattcaaatggttccttttcacccccctttgtggcttggtataggggtttcgccatcaatgcaaaatttggaatccaaattctgcagaatccggctgctcccagaaattccctaacttctcttctggacttgggttggggaattgcagcaactgcttgcttcctactaacaTCCAGTCTcctacttccctgggaaatacagaagcccagatacttcacttctgactgacagagttgggcctttgagcgtgagaccttatagcctgcatccaagagtagctccagcaattctctagtagcctcaaaacactcttcctgggtcactgctgcaatcaggaggtcatctacatactggagtaaaactcgcctggaaggctcagatttaaaagtcttaaggtcttgtcctagggcagtcccaaaaatggtgggggaattcttgaacccctgtggcaggcgggtccatgtatactgaagcttccttcctgttactgggttttcccattgaaaggcaaaaagcaattgactagcgggggccacccgaatacaaaagaaggcatcttttaggtctagtgttatgaaatgggtagctccagaaggtatcaatcctaacaggacacatggattaggcactacagggtgtaatgaaatagtggatttgttaaccactcgtaagtcttggactggccggtagtcctcagtccctggcttctgaactggcaatagtggcgtattccatggagactggcaaggacgaataattccataggataacagacgattcaaatgtgcttggatcccttccagagcctttctgggaattgggtattggcgaagatggattggccgggcatttggaagtaaatctacatgtacaggaggaatatttcgggccaaccctgggggattatcttctgcccataccccactgacctgaaagctgtctgccaggggtaggtcaacttggccctgtgactgatgcagccgccattcttcttcaagagggcaacagaaactcaatatacccttagggctggatgttgggggccgaaaggagactgaagtctggccatcagagtcaaaagaaatttgggccctaagcttggacagcaggtctcgacctaacaaagggattggacagtctggcatatacaggaattcatgagtgactatgtgtgagcctaattggcatctacgggttgtcaggaagggcctccggttctgcacccccgtggctcccaccactcggacagtttttccagacacaggcgctaatcgctccgtcacaacagaatgttcagctcctgtatcaatcatgaatggaattgagcggctccctatagttaacttgaccataggttcctgggagcccagtttgtaggaacccggtctgtcctattcgtcccattctgccatctcggctatcccgatgatgtcagattcaggaggctcatatcttccctctcgaactcggcctcggcttcctcgatctcctggtccccttctcagtccctggcgcctctgggggcattcatctttccagtgccctctttccttacaataggcacactgatccctctccaatcttggtctgggattctccccccttggccgggattgattgaaggaatctcggggcctggctggtggtccggggtcccactttggcttcccattagctagaggtcgacctcggttaagggtggaattagtaatggctgccgctaaaaggtcggccttcttctgcatcttccggtcagcctctcggcgcacctcctgatctctattaatgaaaaccttagttgcgatctcaattagctgggtggtattcatccctgcgaatccctcctgacgctgcaacttcttccggatatctggcatactctgggccaccaatgcactattcaccattctctggttttcttgggcttcagggtcaaatggggtgtatgttctgtaggcttcaattagtcgctctagaaaggccccaggggattcagttgccccttggagaatttcagaaacctttgccagattaatgggcctctttatgcctttcctcataccttccagtaagtcccggcaatagccagacaacagttcatagtgctgcccatcatttggatcccaatctggagctgcgcgaggaaaccgagctctaacccatccctctggatcctgtgtccccccggggacacgctctcgcgtgatggcctcagcattttgcaaaatcttccgcctctcctcagttgtgaagagggtcaggagaagttgttgacaatcagtccaggttgggttatgggtggccataatgctagccactaggtccaccactgcctgaggcttttcagtataagaggggtaatgcgtcttccaattcaggagatcggtggttgtgaagggtacatactgataggcctgtgcctgtataacctgaccctgattattaggatctggtcgagtggtagttacctgacggaggggcagaactctcgaggaggtgggaatggaacctgaggtagagctaggagctaccctcctatcatgctcaaaggtgattgcagcaggtctaacccattcagtggaggtgtgttgaacccctgagggatggggaggggtactcatagactgagaggtggtcacaggtgagtcagtccattgaaagggatgccgggcccctgatgagtgggtaggggtattagagggagaggctgggctgtcaggagttgaggagtcagggagtggaacccaaagcgggtcttcagaggttaacaggagaggatgtggcagaggagagtagagactgggtgaaaagtccaacctaggatgtggcaggttttgcacaggaggggaagaactatccggagaagcctgtgctggagaagcttgggctggacggcgtggatctctgggggtagcacggaaccccaacaatgggccataaggtggtggctcaaggtctgaggggtcatcagagagtatgggtttctcggacagggtaggggcggaagccaccgattgggtggtaggcttcctggggctctttccctcttctagtttagattttctaatctttctttgaacacggcctaacatgaattttactggggatcccatataagttttcaaccacgagggagggtcagtcacaaggctgtcccaggaatctatataagggagttgttcagaatattctggttctcctacaactatgctgtagaccttccggattacttcaatatctaagctgccactagggggccaccccactcccatagatggccactcaacttcacacaaggttcttaaagtacctgagcttaaagtctgtccatagtcattaattaaaaatcctttcttgaagttcttaagcatacaatctagaggagtatcaatttgtctagatgatgtcccacccataatgcttacagttacaacacacaaaaagggagggaatttttgaaagtgcagtaaggggtccgcactctcgaaacactaggtagacagacagcaatcgcttccttccgttgctgaccaattgaactcgcgttaattggaaatgcagctataagaagtccgcactcagttaatcattcacgcatcacacattccatacagaaaatcccacccaacaatttcagatttctcagatacagataagctcaagcgttttcgcttctaatctcctctagattagaaggtactagggccttcgctgagagtt
Coding sequences:
- the LOC115476811 gene encoding uncharacterized protein LOC115476811, which translates into the protein HEFLYMPDCPIPLLGRDLLSKLRAQISFDSDGQTSVSFRPPTSSPKGILSFCCPLEEEWRLHQSQGQVDLPLADSFQVSGVWAEDNPPGLARNIPPVHVDLLPNARPIHLRQYPIPRKALEGIQAHLNRLLSYGIIRPCQSPWNTPLLPVQKPGTEDYRPVQDLRVVNKSTISLHPVVPNPCVLLGLIPSGATHFITLDLKDAFFCIRVAPASQLLFAFQWENPVTGRKLQYTWTRLPQGFKNSPTIFGTALGQDLKTFKSEPSRRVLLQYVDDLLIAAVTQEECFEATRELLELLLDAGYKVSRSKAQLCQSEVKYLGFCISQGSRRLDVSRKQAVAAIPQPKSRREVREFLGAAGFCRIWIPNFALMAKPLYQATKGGEKEPFEWGPTAQQSFIAIKKALLQAPALGLPDVEKPFSLYVHERQGVALGVLTQMMGSWQRPVAYLSKQLDGVAKGWPACMRAIAATALLVQEADKLTLGQELVVKVPHAVLTLMEYKGNHWFTNNRMVKYQASLCENPRIHLETVATFNPATLLPASEGPPDHDCIQTMDEVYSSRPDLKDVPWRDPDVIYFTDGSSYVENSKRLAGYAVVTEDKVIEARALPQGTSAQKAELVALIRALELAAGLVTNIYTDSKYAFTTLHAHGALYKEKGLINAAGQPVKYGPEILQLLEAVWAPKKVAVIHCRGHQRIDTPVARGNRHADRVAKEASLVIDFTEMPRSGRLRYLLVMVCTFSGWVEAYPTVTEKATEVARALLRDVIPRYGLPLVIGSDNGPAFVEATLQALSRALRITWKLHCAYRPQSSGQVERANRTLKNSLAKICQETQLKWPQALPLALFRLRCTPTKGTALSPFEIVYGKPPAILQGIKGDIGILGSAQVQEQVALLGKIISELQSYVREINPVPFQAQVHSFLPGDRVWVKDWKLQPLGPRWKGPFTVLLSTPAAVKVAGITPWVHWSR